One Gossypium raimondii isolate GPD5lz chromosome 3, ASM2569854v1, whole genome shotgun sequence genomic window carries:
- the LOC105793922 gene encoding lysophospholipid acyltransferase 1, with protein sequence MELGLETMAAAIGVSVPVLRFLLCFVATIPVSFLWRFVPRTLPKHVYSAFSGVVLSYLSFGISSNLLFLVPMLLGYAAMLLYRPKCGIITFFLSFGYLIGCHVYYMSGDAWKEGGIDATGALMVLTLKVISSAINYNDGLLKEEDLREAQKKYRLVKLPSLIEYFGYCLCCGSHFAGPVFEMKDYLEWTEGKGIWAPSDKGLSPSPYGATFRALVQAGISMAVYLYLVPYHPLSRFSEPVYQEWGFWRKLSFQYMSGFTARWKYYFIWSISEASIIISGLGFSGWTESSPPKPKWDRAKNVDIPGVELAKSAVVLPLVWNIQVSTWLRHYVYERLITKGKKPGFFQLLATQTVSAVWHGLYPGYMLFFVQSALMIAGSRVLYRWEQATNMGLVKKALVFINFAYTLLILNYSAVGFLVLSLHESLALYGSVYYVGTILPITLILLGYIIPAKPARSKARKQQ encoded by the exons ATGGAGCTTGGCTTGGAAACTATGGCGGCGGCAATCGGCGTATCGGTGCCGGTACTTCGGTTCCTTTTGTGTTTCGTGGCGACCATTCCGGTGAGTTTTCTGTGGCGATTTGTTCCGCGTACACTACCTAAACACGTCTACTCAGCTTTTTCAGGTGTCGTGCTTTCTTATTTGTCGTTTGGGATCTCTTCCAATCTGCTTTTCTTGGTGCCCATGCTCTTGGGTTATGCTGCAATGCTTCTTTATCGGCCCAAGTGCGGGATTATCACATTTTTCTTGAGTTTCGGTTATTTGATTGGCTG CCATGTATATTACATGAGTGGGGATGCATGGAAGGAAGGAGGCATTGATGCCACTG GAGCATTGATGGTGTTGACACTGAAAGTGATTTCATCTGCAATAAATTACAATGATGGGTTGTTGAAAGAGGAAGACTTACGCGAGGCTCAGAAGAAATATAGGTTGGTTAAGTTGCCTTCATTGATTGAATATTTTGGGTACTGCCTCTGCTGCGGCAGTCACTTTGCTGGTCCAGTTTTTGAGATGAAGGACTACCTTGAGTGGACTGAAGGGAAGGGG ATTTGGGCTCCTTCAGATAAAGGACTATCACCATCACCTTATGGGGCAACTTTCCGAGCACTTGTACAAGCTGGTATTTCCATGGCAGTCTATCTTTATCTTGTTCCGTATCATCCCTTGTCACGGTTCAGTGAACCTGTATACCAAGAATGGGGATTCTGGAGGAAGCTAAGTTTCCAGTATATGTCTGGCTTTACAGCACGatggaaatattattttatctggTCAATTTCAGAGGCATCCATTATTATATCTGGCCTGGGTTTCAGTGGATGGACAGAGTCTTCACCACCAAAACCAAAATGGGATCGTGCGAAAAATGTTGACATCCCAGGGGTTGAGTTAGCAAAGAGTGCAGTGGTGTTACCACTTGTCTGGAACATACAAGTCAGCACCTGGCTTCGTCACT ATGTTTATGAGAGACTTATTACAAAGGGGAAGAAACCTGGTTTTTTCCAGTTGCTGGCCACACAGACTGTCAGTGCTGTTTGGCAT GGACTATATCCTGGGTACATGCTTTTCTTTGTTCAGTCAGCTTTGATGATTGCTGGTTCAAGAG TTCTTTATCGATGGGAGCAAGCTACAAATATGGGTCTTGTGAAGAAAGCACTTGTCTTCATCAACTTCGCTTACACACTGTTGATTCTCAACTACTCCGCTGTTGGATTTCTG GTATTAAGTTTGCATGAGTCACTTGCGTTGTATGGGAGTGTGTATTATGTTGGAACCATTCTTCCAATAACATTGATTCTTCTTGGTTATATAATACCTGCAAAGCCTGCCAGATCTAAAGCTCGTAAACAACAGTGA